The Mariprofundus ferrinatatus DNA window TGAAAGAGGTGTCCAGCGGCCAGCTGTTTTTTTCGATCAGGTAGCGGATCTCCTTCTGCAGGATGCCGCAGCCGATCAGCAGCAGATTCTCATGCGCTGCCGAACCTTCAGTAGCTGCCATATTCATAGGCTGCTTCCAGCATCGTCCTGATATTCTGCTCCGGAATATCGTATGGCATCACCAGCGTGCCGAAGAGGAATTTTCCGCCCGGCATGCCGGCATCACACATCCGCTTCACCTCGGCCCTGATCTCCTCCCTGCTCCAGCTAACCAGCTTGATATCGTTGATGACGCCGCAGGTGAGGCCGCGGCCGTTGATGATCTTCTTCGCCTCGGCAATATCATCCTTCGGGCTCAGGTAGAATACGCCGATGCCCAGCTCCTCGATGACGCGGTCGATCACCTTGTTAAAACGGGAGCTGCCGCAGTAGTAGACCAGCCCGCCGACGCCGCCCGGTTCGATGTCCCGTTTCATCCACGGCATCGAGAGCGCTTCAAACTGCTTGAGCGACACGAAATCGGTCGAGCCGAAGGGATTGGAGTAGACGCAGACATCAGCTCCGTTATCCCTGAATGCCTTGATCTCCTTGCGGAAGAAATCCGAACACTTCTCCAGCAGCAGGTCGCGGATATCGGCGGGCCCCATCAGCAGCAGCTCCAGCCACTTGTCCATCCCCATCAGGATTGCCGGCAGCGTCATGCCCGCTGTGATATAGGCGCAGATCGGATATTTGCCGCCCACCTCACGCTTGAGAATCTTCAGGCACTTGAGATTCTCCTCAAAGCCTGGATGGGTGGAGATATCGTCCGGTATTTCGAGATTGACGATATCGTCATAGCTCTTGATGACAAAGTCCTCGACATTGGGCGGCCCGCTCTTCGAGAAGATGATCTTCTCGCAACCGAGCAGTTCGGCCTCCTTGCCGACATAGAAGAGGCTCCAGACATTGTCATGGCCATACTTCTCGCGCATTCTCAGCTGCGCTTCGGCCACATGCTCGCCGTTGGCGTAGTACTCCTCGAGTGAGTCGATGCCGAGTTCGGCGGCACCCTGGTCGAGCAGGTTGCAGAAGACCGGAATGCGATCCGATTTTTCACCGTTGATGGCTGCGACCAGCCTGTCCATACCTGTAATCATGACCTGGCCTCCATAACGATTTTCTTGATCACCTCGCCAGCCGTGATGCCGTTTTCGGCCCAGGCATCGGCGCCGACGGTTTTATAGAGTTCATTATCCCAGCGGTAGGGGGCACCTCCGACAACAATCTTGATCTTATCCTCAAGGCCGCGCTCCCTGAGCAGCTCGCGCACCCGCTTGCAGCCATTTTCGCTGGTGGCGGTGTGCATCATCATGGAGGAGATAGCGATGACTGGAGAGCCAACCTCAACCGCCTTGTCGACAAAGAGTTCCGGTTTCACATTGACGCCCAGATCAACAACATTGACCATCATCGAGCGCAGGCAGCCGGAGACGATAC harbors:
- a CDS encoding uroporphyrinogen decarboxylase family protein, translated to MITGMDRLVAAINGEKSDRIPVFCNLLDQGAAELGIDSLEEYYANGEHVAEAQLRMREKYGHDNVWSLFYVGKEAELLGCEKIIFSKSGPPNVEDFVIKSYDDIVNLEIPDDISTHPGFEENLKCLKILKREVGGKYPICAYITAGMTLPAILMGMDKWLELLLMGPADIRDLLLEKCSDFFRKEIKAFRDNGADVCVYSNPFGSTDFVSLKQFEALSMPWMKRDIEPGGVGGLVYYCGSSRFNKVIDRVIEELGIGVFYLSPKDDIAEAKKIINGRGLTCGVINDIKLVSWSREEIRAEVKRMCDAGMPGGKFLFGTLVMPYDIPEQNIRTMLEAAYEYGSY
- a CDS encoding cobalamin B12-binding domain-containing protein; translated protein: MQREIIGKYNEAVFDTDRDRALEVINTAIDHGITPEEIVFDVIIPAMESMMESISKDFDANLAQHFMAAQIASEVTEAMIARFKTPPESLGTIVIGTSVGDMHTLGKRIVSGCLRSMMVNVVDLGVNVKPELFVDKAVEVGSPVIAISSMMMHTATSENGCKRVRELLRERGLEDKIKIVVGGAPYRWDNELYKTVGADAWAENGITAGEVIKKIVMEARS